Proteins from a genomic interval of Kitasatospora kifunensis:
- a CDS encoding phosphocholine cytidylyltransferase family protein produces MIGLVLAAGAGRRLRPYTDTLPKALVPVDGEKTVLDLTLGNFAEVGLREAAIVVGYRKEAVYERQEALEQKYGVKLTLVENDKAEEWNNAYSLWCARELFAEGLLLANGDTVHPASVQRTMLDGYDRLIAEGRAPGILLALDTHKKLADEEMKVIVDPVKGMQRITKLMDPAEATGEYIGVTVISPAAAEDLADALRTTYERDPQLYYEDGYQEMADRGLRIDVQPIGEVSWVEVDNHEDLAKAREIACQY; encoded by the coding sequence ATGATCGGCCTCGTTCTGGCGGCCGGAGCCGGCCGCCGGCTCCGTCCGTACACCGACACGCTGCCCAAGGCGCTGGTGCCGGTGGATGGCGAGAAGACCGTGCTGGACCTCACGCTCGGCAACTTCGCCGAGGTCGGCCTGCGTGAGGCCGCGATCGTCGTCGGCTACCGCAAGGAGGCCGTGTACGAGCGCCAGGAGGCGCTGGAGCAGAAGTACGGCGTCAAGCTCACCCTGGTCGAGAACGACAAGGCCGAGGAGTGGAACAACGCCTACTCGCTGTGGTGCGCCCGGGAGCTGTTCGCCGAGGGCCTGCTACTGGCCAACGGCGACACCGTGCATCCGGCCTCGGTGCAGCGCACCATGCTGGACGGATACGACCGCCTGATCGCCGAGGGCCGCGCCCCGGGCATCCTGCTCGCGCTGGATACCCACAAGAAGCTGGCCGACGAGGAGATGAAGGTCATCGTCGACCCGGTCAAGGGCATGCAAAGGATCACCAAGCTGATGGACCCGGCCGAGGCGACCGGTGAGTACATCGGGGTCACCGTGATCAGCCCGGCCGCCGCCGAGGACCTGGCCGACGCGCTGCGCACCACCTACGAGCGTGACCCGCAGCTCTACTACGAGGACGGCTACCAGGAGATGGCCGACCGCGGCCTGCGGATCGACGTGCAGCCGATCGGCGAGGTCTCCTGGGTCGAGGTCGACAACCACGAGGACCTGGCCAAGGCGCGGGAGATCGCGTGCCAGTACTGA
- the idi gene encoding isopentenyl-diphosphate Delta-isomerase: MPESSSTSLATDPAGEVAEPAAAPEILLELVDDKGATIGTAEKLWAHQQPGHLHRAFSVFLFDQQGRLLLQRRALSKYHSPGVWSNTCCGHPYPGEPPFVAAARRTGEELGAAPSLLGAAGTVRYDLPDEASGLIEREWNHLFVGLLTDELRPDPEEVEDTRFVTARELKEMQQERPFSVWFNTVFEAALPGIREIAGPSW; encoded by the coding sequence ATGCCCGAGAGTTCATCGACCAGCCTTGCCACCGACCCGGCCGGCGAGGTCGCCGAGCCCGCGGCCGCTCCCGAGATCCTGCTGGAGCTGGTGGACGACAAGGGCGCCACCATCGGCACCGCCGAGAAGCTCTGGGCCCACCAGCAGCCGGGCCATCTGCACCGGGCGTTCTCGGTCTTCCTCTTCGACCAGCAGGGCCGGCTGCTGCTCCAGCGGCGCGCGCTGAGCAAGTACCACTCCCCCGGTGTCTGGTCCAACACCTGCTGCGGCCACCCCTACCCCGGCGAACCGCCGTTCGTGGCCGCCGCCCGGCGCACCGGCGAGGAGCTGGGCGCGGCCCCCAGCCTGCTCGGCGCGGCGGGCACCGTGCGCTACGACCTGCCGGACGAGGCGTCCGGGCTGATCGAGCGGGAGTGGAACCACCTCTTCGTCGGCCTGCTCACCGATGAGCTGCGGCCCGACCCGGAGGAGGTCGAGGACACCCGCTTCGTGACAGCGCGGGAGCTGAAGGAAATGCAGCAGGAGCGGCCGTTCTCGGTCTGGTTCAACACCGTGTTCGAGGCGGCGCTGCCGGGGATCCGGGAGATCGCGGGACCGAGCTGGTAG
- a CDS encoding ATP-binding protein — translation MAPTQAPDAVEVERAADGLWRIVAGARESSVPRVRHAVRDLLRATGLAGECYEDLTDGLLLIVSELVTNAVTHAAVLSPRVTTEVEIGCGQVRVAVEDGHPHQPKAVQSDPEQTGGRGLLLVKSIAVAAGGACDVERTGDGGKVIWASLPLPATTGRAGSGSGDHRTGSR, via the coding sequence GTGGCGCCGACGCAGGCGCCGGACGCTGTCGAGGTGGAGCGGGCCGCTGACGGGCTGTGGCGGATCGTCGCCGGGGCGCGCGAGTCGTCGGTGCCGCGGGTCAGGCACGCGGTGCGCGACCTGCTGCGGGCCACGGGGCTGGCCGGGGAGTGTTACGAGGACCTCACCGACGGCCTGCTGCTGATCGTCTCCGAGCTGGTCACCAACGCCGTCACCCACGCCGCGGTGCTCTCGCCGCGGGTGACCACGGAGGTGGAGATCGGCTGCGGCCAGGTGCGGGTGGCGGTGGAGGACGGGCATCCGCACCAGCCCAAGGCTGTGCAGAGCGATCCGGAGCAGACCGGCGGGCGCGGGTTGCTACTGGTCAAGAGCATCGCGGTGGCGGCGGGCGGCGCCTGCGACGTGGAGCGGACGGGGGACGGCGGCAAGGTGATCTGGGCCTCGCTGCCGCTCCCCGCCACCACCGGGCGGGCGGGGAGCGGCTCCGGAGACCACAGGACAGGCAGCCGCTGA